A single region of the Gemmatimonadaceae bacterium genome encodes:
- a CDS encoding DUF5009 domain-containing protein: MTVAGMLLVNNPGDWDHIFPPLEHAAWHGWTPTDLIFPYFLFIVGVTAHLSLSQRRARGDGEAAIIRQVLRRGALIFLFGLFLAWFPGFMWGTIASIPDATFGDRVLYRLEHLRIMGVLQRIAVAYVIGALLTLRGTWKQHIAVLAAILLGYWALMTLVTVPDRGVPGWQLLDTPDAVLSAWFDRTVLTTNHLWASAKTWDPEGLLSTLPAVGTMMLGQLAGRWIGTNRPLAERLNGLFATGALLLVVGLMWHWVFPINKSLWTSSYVVFTAGMAAVTLATCMWLIDVRGWKRWTKFFVIYGTNPMIAFVGSGLMARITVTLWKVPTAEGPVSVQWVVYRTLFEPILEPRVASLGYAVTFVLFWFLILWALWRRNIFLKV; the protein is encoded by the coding sequence TGCTCCTGGTGAACAATCCAGGCGACTGGGACCACATCTTCCCGCCGCTCGAGCACGCCGCATGGCACGGCTGGACGCCCACCGACCTGATCTTCCCGTACTTCCTCTTCATCGTCGGCGTCACGGCCCACCTCTCGCTGTCGCAGCGACGCGCACGAGGTGACGGCGAGGCGGCGATCATCCGCCAGGTGCTGCGCCGCGGCGCGCTGATCTTTCTCTTCGGGCTCTTCCTCGCCTGGTTCCCGGGATTCATGTGGGGCACCATCGCCTCCATTCCCGATGCGACCTTCGGCGACCGGGTGCTCTACCGCCTCGAGCACCTGCGCATCATGGGGGTGCTGCAGCGCATCGCCGTCGCCTACGTCATCGGCGCGCTCCTCACCCTCCGTGGCACCTGGAAGCAGCACATCGCCGTGCTCGCCGCGATCCTGCTCGGCTACTGGGCGCTGATGACGCTGGTGACGGTCCCCGATCGTGGAGTGCCGGGGTGGCAGCTTCTCGACACGCCCGACGCCGTGCTCTCGGCCTGGTTCGACCGCACCGTGCTGACCACGAACCACCTCTGGGCATCGGCGAAGACCTGGGATCCGGAGGGGCTGCTCAGCACGCTCCCCGCAGTCGGGACGATGATGCTCGGACAGCTCGCGGGACGGTGGATCGGGACCAACAGGCCCCTCGCCGAGCGCCTCAACGGCCTCTTTGCGACCGGTGCGCTGCTGCTCGTCGTCGGTCTCATGTGGCACTGGGTCTTCCCGATCAACAAGAGCCTCTGGACCAGCAGCTACGTCGTCTTCACGGCGGGCATGGCGGCGGTCACGCTCGCCACCTGCATGTGGCTGATCGACGTGCGCGGCTGGAAGCGCTGGACGAAGTTCTTCGTCATCTACGGGACCAACCCGATGATCGCGTTCGTCGGGTCGGGGCTGATGGCCCGCATCACGGTCACGCTCTGGAAGGTGCCCACCGCCGAGGGCCCGGTGTCGGTGCAGTGGGTGGTCTACCGTACGTTGTTCGAGCCGATACTCGAACCCCGGGTGGCATCACTGGGGTACGCCGTCACGTTCGTCCTGTTCTGGTTCCTGATCCTCTGGGCGCTCTGGCGCCGGAACATCTTCCTCAAGGTGTGA